The Variovorax sp. PMC12 genome segment GGGAAATGGTCAAGATGGCCTTGTCTGTGGCGATGCTGATCGCTGCGCCAAGGCTGATTACGGCGCTGAGCTGGCCAGCAATGCTGGTCGGCCTGGTGGTGACAATGAAGGCGGCCTGGTTGGCGGTGATGTTCTCGCCCCGGCGCCGGAAACAGAGAGACGAGTAACGGAATGGCTGCTGAAAACGCTGCGGAACATAGTCAGACCGCGGGTGAATACATCGTTCACCACTTGACGCACCTGCAAAGCTCCAAGCCTGGAGGTGTGGCTGACTTTACGGTTTTCAATTTCGACTCGCTCTTCTTCTCGATCTCGCTCGGCATCCTGGGCTGCTGGCTGCTGTGGCTTGCCGCCCGCAAGGCCACTTCGGGCGTTCCCGGCCGTTTTCAAGCGGCGGTCGAGCTGCTGGTCGAAATGGTCGACCAGCAGGCCAAGGGCATCGTCCACAACGCCACGAGCCGCAAGTTCGTGGCCCCGCTGGCACTCACGATCTTCGTCTGGATCTTCCTGCTGAACGCGATGGACCTGTTCCCGGTCGATCTGTTCCCGGCCATCTGGGCCAAGATCTTCGGCCTCGCCGGCGAAGACCCGCACCACGCCTACCTGCGCGTCGTGCCCACGGCCGACCTCTCGGTGACGATGGGCATGTCGGTGGCCGTGCTGCTGATCTGCATCTACTACAACATCAAGATCAAGGGCGCTGGCGGCTGGGTGCACGAGCTGTTCACCGCCCCCTTCGGCAACCACTGGGCGCTGTACCCCTTCAACTTCGCCATGCAGATGATCGAGTTCGTCGCCAAGACGGTCTCGCACGGCATGCGGTTGTTCGGCAACATGTACGCCGGTGAACTGATCTTCCTGCTGATCGCCCTGATGGGCGGTGCCTGGTCCATGTCGGCCACCGGCATCGGCCTGGCCATCGGCCACATCATCGCGGGCACGGCCTGGGCCATCTTTCACATCCTGATCATCACGTTGCAAGCCTTCGTGTTCATGATGCTGACGCTGGTCTACATCGGCCAGGCCCACGATCACCACTGATCATCAGTTTTCGTTTCTGTTTTTGTTTTTCTCTTCAACCAAAGTCCTCTAGGAGTCATCATGGAAGTTATTAGCTTTGTTGCACTGGCCGCCGGCCTGATCATCGGTCTGGGCGCTGTTGGCGCATGTATCGGCATCGGCATCATGGGCAGCAAGTACCTCGAGTCGGCCGCACGTCAGCCCGAACTCATGGGTGAACTCCAAACCAAGATGTTCCTGCTGGCTGGTCTGATCGACGCCGCTTTCATTATCGGTACCGGTATCGCCCTGTGGTTCGCAACGGCCAACCCGTTCCTGTCGCAAATCGCCAACCTGCCGAAGTAAGTCTTTCTCGTCGGACCTGCGTCGTCGTTCTCTAGAGCCCCTAGCGAATGGCTTCGATTCAATCCCATAGAGAGGGTGAAAAGTGAGCATTACCGGTACCCTGATCGTTCAGATGATCGTGTTCCTGATCCTGGTCGGGTTCACGATGAAGTACGTGTGGCCGCCGATCGCGAAGGCGTTGGACGACCGCGCTGCGAAGATCGCCGAAGGCCTCGCTGCCGCCGACAAGGCCAAGTCCGAGCTGACCGCCGCCAACAAGCGCGTGGAAGCCGAACTGGGCCAGGCACGCAACGAGTCCGCACAGCGTCTTGCCGACGCCGAACGTCGCGCCCAGGCCATCGTTGAAGAGGCCAAGGCCCGCGCGACCGAGGAAGGCAACAAGATCGTTGCAGCCGCACGCGTCGAAGCCGACCAGCAGGCACTGAAGGCCCGTGAGGCCCTGCGCGAGCAGGTCGCCGCGCTGGCCGTCAAGGGCGCGGAGCAGATTCTGCGCAAGGAAGTGAATGCAGGCGTTCACGCCGATTTGCTCGCCCGTCTGCAGACCGAACTCTGATAGAAGCCATGGCAGAACTCGCCACCATTGCACGCCCCTACGCCGAGGCGCTCTTCAAGGCGTCGTCGTCCGACCTCGCCGGCACCAGCGCCTGGCTCGAAAAGGTTGCCGCCATCGCGGCCAGCCCGGAGCTCAAGCAGTTCGCCGAGAACCCCAAGGCCACGGCCGAACAGGTGATCGGCGTGGTCGCCGGTGCATTCGGTGCACCGCTCGCCGCTCCCGCCCAGAACTTCCTGGGTGCGCTCCTCGAGAACGGACGTTTTTCGGTGCTGCCGGAAATTGCGAAGCAGTTCCGGGCACTGGCCAACGCGAAGAGCGGTTCGTCCGACGCCGTTGTCTACAGCGCCTTCCCGATCGATGCCGCGGCCCTCGCCAACGTGTCGGCCGCGCTCGAAAAGCGTTTCGGTCGCAAGCTCCAGGTCACGGTCCAGCAAGAGCCGGAACTGATCGGTGGCATTCGTGTGGTGGTCGGCGACGAGGTGCTCGACACCTCCGTCAAAGCGCGCCTTGAACAAATGAAAGTTGCGCTGGCGGCCTGACGGTCTCCAGCGCCTTACAAAGAAAGAAGGAAAGAGTCATGCAACTCAATCCCGCAGAAATTTCCGAACTGATCAAGAGCCGCATCGAGGGCCTCGGGGTCAGCGCCAACATCCGCAACGAAGGCACCGTGGTTTCGGTGACTGACGGCATCGTGCGCGTGCACGGCCTGTCGGACGCGATGCAGGGCGAAATGCTCGAATTCCCGCCGAGCGCAGACGGCACGCCGTCGTTCGGCCTCGCACTGAACCTCGAGCGCGACTCCGTCGGCGCCGTGATTCTGGGCGAATACGAGCACATCTCCGAAGGCGACACCGTCAAGTGCACGGGCCGCATCCTGGAAGTGCCGGTCGGCCCCGAGCTCATCGGCCGCGTGGTGAACGCACTGGGCCAGCCGATCGACGGCAAGGGTCCCATCAACGCCAAGATGACCGACGTGATCGAGAAGGTCGCTCCGGGCGTGATCGCACGGAAGTCCGTCGACCAGCCGATGCAGACCGGCCTGAAGTCCGTCGACTCGATGGTGCCCGTCGGCCGCGGCCAGCGCGAGCTGATCATCGGCGACCGCCAGACCGGCAAGACCGCGGTGGCCATCGACGCGATCATCAACCAGAAGGGTCAGAACATGACCTGCGTCTACGTTGCGATCGGTCAGAAGGCTTCGTCGATCAAGAACGTGGTGCGCGCTCTCGAACAAGCCGGCGCGATGGACTACACCATCGTGGTGGCGGCATCGGCTTCCGAATCGGCAGCCATGCAATACGTGTCGGCCTACTCGGGCTGCACGATGGGCGAATACTTCCGCGACCGCGGCCAGGACGCACTGATCGTCTATGACGACCTGTCCAAGCAAGCCGTGGCATACCGCCAGGTCTCGCTGCTGCTGCGCCGCCCGCCAGGCCGCGAAGCCTACCCCGGCGACGTGTTCTATCTCCACAGCCGCCTGCTCGAACGCGCAGCCCGCGTGAACGCCGACTA includes the following:
- the atpB gene encoding F0F1 ATP synthase subunit A, coding for MAAENAAEHSQTAGEYIVHHLTHLQSSKPGGVADFTVFNFDSLFFSISLGILGCWLLWLAARKATSGVPGRFQAAVELLVEMVDQQAKGIVHNATSRKFVAPLALTIFVWIFLLNAMDLFPVDLFPAIWAKIFGLAGEDPHHAYLRVVPTADLSVTMGMSVAVLLICIYYNIKIKGAGGWVHELFTAPFGNHWALYPFNFAMQMIEFVAKTVSHGMRLFGNMYAGELIFLLIALMGGAWSMSATGIGLAIGHIIAGTAWAIFHILIITLQAFVFMMLTLVYIGQAHDHH
- the atpE gene encoding F0F1 ATP synthase subunit C translates to MEVISFVALAAGLIIGLGAVGACIGIGIMGSKYLESAARQPELMGELQTKMFLLAGLIDAAFIIGTGIALWFATANPFLSQIANLPK
- a CDS encoding F0F1 ATP synthase subunit B, whose protein sequence is MSITGTLIVQMIVFLILVGFTMKYVWPPIAKALDDRAAKIAEGLAAADKAKSELTAANKRVEAELGQARNESAQRLADAERRAQAIVEEAKARATEEGNKIVAAARVEADQQALKAREALREQVAALAVKGAEQILRKEVNAGVHADLLARLQTEL
- a CDS encoding F0F1 ATP synthase subunit delta, producing MAELATIARPYAEALFKASSSDLAGTSAWLEKVAAIAASPELKQFAENPKATAEQVIGVVAGAFGAPLAAPAQNFLGALLENGRFSVLPEIAKQFRALANAKSGSSDAVVYSAFPIDAAALANVSAALEKRFGRKLQVTVQQEPELIGGIRVVVGDEVLDTSVKARLEQMKVALAA
- the atpA gene encoding F0F1 ATP synthase subunit alpha — encoded protein: MQLNPAEISELIKSRIEGLGVSANIRNEGTVVSVTDGIVRVHGLSDAMQGEMLEFPPSADGTPSFGLALNLERDSVGAVILGEYEHISEGDTVKCTGRILEVPVGPELIGRVVNALGQPIDGKGPINAKMTDVIEKVAPGVIARKSVDQPMQTGLKSVDSMVPVGRGQRELIIGDRQTGKTAVAIDAIINQKGQNMTCVYVAIGQKASSIKNVVRALEQAGAMDYTIVVAASASESAAMQYVSAYSGCTMGEYFRDRGQDALIVYDDLSKQAVAYRQVSLLLRRPPGREAYPGDVFYLHSRLLERAARVNADYVEAFTKGEVKGKTGSLTALPIIETQAGDVSAFVPTNVISITDGQIFLETNLFNAGIRPAINAGISVSRVGSSAQTNLVKNQSGGIRTDLAQYRELAAFAQFASDLDEATRKQLDRGARVTELLKQTQYSPLPISLMSATLFAVNKGFMDDIDVKKVLSFEHGFHQYLKSSHASLLETMEKHGAKWDVKPAKADDSDAKKALKKTCQDAEAELLAAATSFKKSFA